CAAAATCTAAAGAGATTAAGGAATATTTCTTAAAATCTTTTAAATTGGAGAACTACCTTCTACCATTGGGGATATTCTTCTTTAAGAATATCATGAATTCAGGAATAGCAAGCAGAGTATCTGTTGAGTTAACTTCCCTTCATGTAAGTCCTCTTATTCTGCTCTTTTTCCTTCCTTTTATAGTAACCTTTGTTACAGGTATCACATCCACATCTGTTGGTATCTCCTATCCGTTGATAGAGAGTTTCCTATTTATAAATGGAAAACTCTCCCTTTCACTGATGGGACTTGCATTTACAGGCGCAGTGGCAGGCGTTCTCCTGTCTCCCCTCCATCTATGTTTGATAGTAACTGTGAGGTATTTTAAAGCAAATTTAGGAAAGGTTTACTCCTTAATTATCCCCTCTGTAATTTTTGTATCAACAGTATCCTCTCTTCTCTATCTACTCCTTCTTAAGCTCCACTT
The nucleotide sequence above comes from Caldisericia bacterium. Encoded proteins:
- a CDS encoding DUF401 family protein, coding for EKGSFREFLKYFSPILLIILLSTVVSLDVVYAILITTILSLIFLKPKSKEIKEYFLKSFKLENYLLPLGIFFFKNIMNSGIASRVSVELTSLHVSPLILLFFLPFIVTFVTGITSTSVGISYPLIESFLFINGKLSLSLMGLAFTGAVAGVLLSPLHLCLIVTVRYFKANLGKVYSLIIPSVIFVSTVSSLLYLLLLKLHF